In Astyanax mexicanus isolate ESR-SI-001 chromosome 25, AstMex3_surface, whole genome shotgun sequence, a genomic segment contains:
- the zgc:195282 gene encoding cysteine-rich protein 2, with translation MVSYCPICGKPVYFGEKKRSLGRDYHPLCLKCHKCKRQLTPGQHAEHDEKPYCTNCYMRDFGPRGSRGPVSRTCNTAAS, from the exons ATGGTGAGCTACTGCCCCATCTGCGGAAAGCCCGTCTATTTTG GTGAGAAGAAGAGGTCTCTGGGACGGGACTATCACCCGCTGTGCCTGAAGTGCCACAAGTGTAAGAGACAGCTCACTCCAGGACAACATGCAGAg catGATGAGAAGCCCTACTGCACAAACTGCTACATGAGAGACTTCGGACCTCGAG GAAGCAGAGGACCAGTGTCTCGCACCTGTAACACAGCCGCCTCCTAA